TTTTCACGGTTTTGATCTTCAGCACGACGCACGGGCCGGCTTCGATAACCGTCAGGGGATGGCGAACCCCGGCGTCGTCAAACACCTGGGTCATGCCCTTTTTGATCCCCAAGATCCCGGTTGCCATCGGTTCTCTCCCGTCAGATCAGTTTGATGTCGACGTCGACGCCCGCGGACAATTCGACCTTGTTCATCGCGTCCATCGTCTGTTGATTGGTGTCGAAGATTTCGATCAACCGCTTGTGCGTGCGCACCTCGAATTGTTCACGGCTCTTTTTATCGACGTGCGGAGAGCGCAACACGCAAAAACGCTCAATGCGGGTCGGTAAGGGAATGGGGCCGCTCACCTTGGCGCCGGTGTTCTTCGCCGCGAGGGCGATTTCCCGGGCCGACTTGTCAAGCAGCTTGTGATCGTATGCCTTCAACCGTATCCGAAGTCTCTGTCCTTCCACGGCCGGCTCCCCTTCTTAGTTACGCCAGAATTTTAGTGACCACGCCGGCGCCGACGGTCCGGCCGCCTTCGCGAATCGCGAACCGCAGGCCTTCTTCCATCGCAATCGGCATAATCAGTTCCACGCCAATATGCACGTTCTCGCCCGGCATGATCATTTC
This Myxococcales bacterium DNA region includes the following protein-coding sequences:
- the rpsJ gene encoding 30S ribosomal protein S10, encoding MEGQRLRIRLKAYDHKLLDKSAREIALAAKNTGAKVSGPIPLPTRIERFCVLRSPHVDKKSREQFEVRTHKRLIEIFDTNQQTMDAMNKVELSAGVDVDIKLI
- the tuf gene encoding elongation factor Tu (EF-Tu; promotes GTP-dependent binding of aminoacyl-tRNA to the A-site of ribosomes during protein biosynthesis; when the tRNA anticodon matches the mRNA codon, GTP hydrolysis results; the inactive EF-Tu-GDP leaves the ribosome and release of GDP is promoted by elongation factor Ts; many prokaryotes have two copies of the gene encoding EF-Tu) produces the protein EMIMPGENVHIGVELIMPIAMEEGLRFAIREGGRTVGAGVVTKILA